From one Alicyclobacillus acidocaldarius subsp. acidocaldarius Tc-4-1 genomic stretch:
- a CDS encoding IS1634 family transposase produces the protein MKTKSNAMHVAITKREYKGKTYTSVLLRQTYRENGKVKHRTLANLSALPPEIIDLIRRALKGEKFMSASDAFKITSSKAHGSVFAVLSTLRQTGLDKVLGGDERWRSIVLGMIVARLVKPGSKRFTAAYWQETTLGSLLSLPESVSPNALYDAMDTLLKRQAAIEKKLAKKHLEDGALVLYDLSSSYLEGSHCPLAEFGYSRDKKRGKKQFTYGLLTNKEGCPVAIEVFPGNRTDAKTLEDQITRLREQYGFRRVVLVGDRGMITKTRIADLKEIGYDWITALRASDIQHLYEDGCFQLSLFDQQDIVEIEHPDYPDERLGVCRNPLMTEERRRNREQLLAITEANLEKIRQRVEAGRLVSADKIGLAVGKVIAKNKMEKHFILEIADGVFNYARDEERIQKEALLDGIYVVRASVPNEKMAMTEVIETYKGLQEVEQAFRNMKSMQLELRPVFHRLEDRVRAHVFLCMLAYYVQWHMMKKLRPLREEDENEYGSFKLVMERLDSIQQNTVEFAGQVFQQLTEPNEQQRKILDALGVKLK, from the coding sequence ATGAAGACAAAATCGAACGCCATGCACGTAGCCATTACCAAACGTGAATACAAGGGTAAGACCTACACGTCTGTCCTTCTGCGTCAGACTTACCGGGAAAACGGCAAGGTCAAGCACCGGACCCTCGCCAATCTGTCGGCTCTCCCGCCGGAGATCATTGACCTCATACGCCGGGCCCTCAAAGGCGAGAAGTTTATGTCCGCCTCGGACGCGTTTAAGATCACGTCTTCGAAGGCGCACGGGTCTGTCTTTGCTGTTCTTTCGACCCTCCGCCAAACCGGACTGGATAAGGTGCTGGGCGGTGATGAGCGCTGGCGTTCGATTGTGCTCGGCATGATAGTTGCCCGTCTGGTGAAACCGGGGTCGAAACGGTTCACGGCCGCGTACTGGCAGGAAACCACCCTGGGCTCCCTGTTGTCACTTCCAGAATCAGTCTCGCCTAATGCCCTTTACGACGCTATGGATACCCTGTTAAAGCGTCAGGCTGCCATCGAGAAGAAGCTGGCCAAGAAGCACTTGGAAGACGGCGCCCTCGTCCTGTATGATTTGTCCTCCTCGTACTTGGAGGGGTCACACTGCCCACTGGCGGAGTTCGGATACAGCCGGGATAAAAAGCGCGGAAAAAAGCAGTTTACATACGGACTGTTGACCAACAAAGAGGGCTGCCCTGTCGCGATAGAGGTCTTCCCTGGAAACCGAACGGACGCCAAGACACTCGAGGACCAGATCACCCGTTTGCGCGAGCAGTACGGCTTTCGGCGGGTGGTTCTGGTGGGAGACCGAGGGATGATCACCAAGACCCGAATCGCAGACCTGAAGGAGATTGGGTACGACTGGATTACGGCACTTCGGGCGAGTGATATTCAGCACCTGTATGAGGATGGCTGTTTCCAACTGTCCTTGTTCGACCAACAGGACATTGTTGAGATTGAACATCCAGACTACCCGGATGAGCGTCTTGGTGTGTGCCGTAATCCGTTGATGACCGAGGAGCGGCGCCGCAACCGAGAGCAGTTACTTGCCATCACGGAGGCGAACCTGGAGAAGATTCGCCAGCGGGTGGAGGCTGGCAGGCTCGTCTCCGCGGACAAAATCGGTCTTGCGGTGGGCAAGGTGATTGCAAAAAACAAGATGGAGAAGCACTTCATCCTGGAGATTGCGGATGGGGTATTCAATTATGCCCGGGATGAGGAGCGGATTCAGAAGGAAGCCTTGTTGGACGGCATCTATGTTGTCCGCGCGAGCGTTCCAAACGAGAAAATGGCCATGACGGAGGTGATCGAGACCTACAAAGGTCTGCAGGAGGTGGAGCAGGCATTTCGGAACATGAAGTCGATGCAACTCGAACTGCGCCCCGTGTTTCACCGCCTGGAAGACCGAGTTCGAGCTCACGTATTCCTGTGTATGCTGGCGTACTATGTGCAATGGCACATGATGAAAAAGTTGCGCCCGCTTCGGGAGGAGGACGAGAACGAGTACGGGAGCTTCAAGCTTGTGATGGAACGGCTGGATTCGATTCAGCAAAACACCGTTGAGTTCGCAGGACAGGTCTTCCAGCAGCTGACCGAACCAAACGAACAGCAGCGAAAAATCCTCGACGCTTTGGGGGTCAAACTGAAGTAG
- the gspM gene encoding type II secretion system protein GspM, translating to MKLTLSRSLSQRDKSILLVLGVVVVLLLVYLIGVRPALDQLSNLAQERSSLEQTLASLGQVHAQQQQVEQQGKNVLSRVPIGPHEANALEVINEIAQKDKVTLVSVELGQGTGSTGASPTMPSGSGSATSSSQVQGGALPSLQYTISATGSTSDLEAFFADLATAPRLMTVQLQSAVGTASGVTANFTLTAYYRNG from the coding sequence TTGAAGCTGACCCTGTCGAGATCGCTCTCGCAGCGGGACAAGTCTATCCTGCTCGTGCTCGGCGTCGTGGTGGTGCTGTTGCTGGTGTACCTGATTGGCGTACGACCGGCTCTTGATCAACTGTCCAACTTGGCGCAGGAGCGGTCGTCTTTGGAGCAGACGCTCGCATCTCTGGGTCAAGTCCATGCGCAGCAACAACAGGTGGAACAGCAGGGCAAGAACGTGCTCTCCCGTGTCCCTATCGGCCCACACGAGGCGAACGCGCTCGAGGTCATCAATGAGATTGCGCAGAAGGATAAAGTGACGCTCGTTTCGGTGGAACTGGGTCAGGGGACGGGATCGACAGGGGCGTCGCCGACGATGCCGTCGGGATCGGGAAGCGCGACGAGTTCGTCCCAGGTGCAAGGTGGGGCGCTTCCGAGCCTTCAGTACACCATTTCGGCCACAGGCAGCACCTCGGACCTCGAGGCGTTCTTCGCTGATCTCGCCACAGCGCCGCGCCTGATGACGGTGCAACTGCAGAGCGCCGTGGGGACTGCGAGCGGCGTCACGGCGAACTTTACGCTCACGGCCTACTATCGCAACGGCTGA
- the pilM gene encoding type IV pilus biogenesis protein PilM has translation MLLRLTTSSRSPSVGVEICDAGLRIAEVEPGKPLRVSRLETAPWDLSQTVRDPYPTFALAPILSHAFDANRRKKLTVHVALPSRFTVIRQLTLPAVGEKELQSAIELQIQHNIHLPFDEAAYDYVRCDPPEDEADSVSVLLVAADKSRVNDVIQGFRAVGMRPKTIDIHALALYRLIRRFRPDLPQNFLLLETSEDTVDLHVFHDGLLYLTRQVPVALAPTSDVPAFDYVSQFDVEIERTLNFFMYTLNQREAGFERVFVTLPRDVDASEHLQALEERIGMPCEVLPLAEMIRRNCEIGPEAHRMPDLADYAAAIGLALRGV, from the coding sequence ATGCTGCTTCGTCTCACCACGTCATCGCGTTCCCCCTCGGTTGGTGTGGAGATCTGCGACGCAGGTCTGCGCATCGCGGAGGTGGAACCCGGAAAGCCTCTTCGCGTATCGCGGCTCGAAACCGCGCCTTGGGATCTTTCTCAAACGGTGCGCGATCCGTATCCCACGTTCGCGCTGGCGCCTATCTTGTCGCACGCATTTGACGCCAATCGGCGTAAAAAGTTGACTGTCCACGTCGCACTGCCTTCAAGGTTCACCGTGATCCGCCAGCTCACGCTTCCGGCGGTGGGTGAGAAAGAGCTCCAAAGTGCTATCGAACTTCAAATCCAGCACAACATTCACCTGCCGTTTGACGAGGCGGCCTACGATTACGTGCGCTGCGATCCGCCCGAGGACGAGGCCGACAGCGTCAGCGTGCTGCTCGTCGCAGCGGACAAGTCGCGCGTCAACGATGTCATCCAGGGGTTTCGAGCTGTCGGTATGCGTCCGAAGACCATCGACATTCACGCGCTAGCACTGTATCGCTTGATTCGGCGCTTTCGTCCGGACCTGCCCCAGAACTTTCTGTTGTTGGAGACCAGCGAGGATACCGTGGACCTGCACGTCTTTCACGATGGTTTGCTCTATCTCACGCGCCAAGTTCCGGTCGCACTTGCGCCCACGTCCGACGTTCCAGCCTTCGACTATGTGAGTCAGTTTGACGTCGAGATCGAGCGCACGCTGAACTTCTTTATGTACACGTTGAATCAGCGCGAGGCGGGGTTTGAGCGGGTTTTCGTCACGCTGCCGCGCGACGTGGACGCGTCCGAACACCTGCAGGCTCTTGAGGAGCGCATCGGTATGCCGTGCGAAGTCTTGCCGCTGGCGGAAATGATTCGGCGCAACTGCGAAATCGGGCCCGAGGCACATCGGATGCCAGATCTCGCGGATTACGCAGCGGCCATCGGGCTCGCGCTGAGGGGGGTGTGA
- a CDS encoding PilN domain-containing protein, producing MDINLMPKPVSRSVRMRTPVRGRWPWMVIGSGVAVVCIAAIVVSHLAVARSAASLNQLQQQVQLLQAQTKSVSTSQSAQEETAARQIVQSSVRYDVILKDLAHDLSPSTTVDSMQQAGTTLTLAGRTNSVASVAAFEAAVSREPFTLSAFFTAAALQGSGSNVPGSSQMALGHAIVAGASGSSNYRYDYTLTVVLKSGGGAP from the coding sequence GTGGACATCAACCTTATGCCCAAGCCCGTCAGTCGATCCGTCCGCATGCGCACGCCGGTGCGCGGCCGGTGGCCGTGGATGGTCATAGGAAGTGGTGTGGCTGTCGTGTGTATCGCCGCAATTGTGGTGTCTCATCTCGCGGTGGCGCGGTCGGCGGCATCTCTGAATCAGCTCCAGCAGCAGGTTCAGCTTTTGCAGGCGCAGACGAAATCCGTCTCGACGAGCCAATCCGCGCAAGAGGAGACGGCGGCGCGGCAGATCGTCCAGTCGAGCGTGCGGTACGACGTGATTCTGAAAGATCTCGCGCATGATCTCTCGCCTTCCACCACAGTCGATTCGATGCAGCAGGCCGGCACCACCCTGACGCTCGCCGGGCGCACCAACAGCGTCGCCAGCGTGGCGGCGTTCGAAGCAGCGGTTTCGCGTGAACCGTTCACGTTAAGTGCGTTCTTTACGGCAGCGGCTCTGCAGGGCAGCGGCTCCAACGTGCCGGGCTCCAGCCAGATGGCGCTGGGGCACGCCATCGTCGCGGGGGCAAGCGGATCATCCAATTATCGCTACGATTACACGCTGACGGTGGTTCTGAAGTCAGGAGGTGGGGCCCCTTGA
- a CDS encoding RNA-guided endonuclease InsQ/TnpB family protein — protein sequence MKIHRAYRYELAPNRMQRNLLAKHAGAARFAYNWGLARRIALYEETGQSTNAIEQHRELNRLKKTDFPWMYEVSKCAPQEALRDLDRAFQHFFRGLKEGRRVGFPRFKKKGRDDSFRLTGSIRVLDNAIRLPRLGRIRLKEKPHVEGRILSATVKREADRWYVSLSAETEIPDPVPPSGEPVGVDLGVSWFITLSDGTKIEAPKPLARYLRRLRRLSKRHSRKKPGSRNRRKSALALARLHRKIRNIRQDFLHKVTTELAKTKRVIVIEDLHVRGMVQNRALARAISDVGFGEFRRMLTYKCTWYGSELIVAPRFYASSKTCSACGYVISELPLSAREWTCPACSTRHDRDINAAKNLLRISTASSAGSDACGDPSGGAALGC from the coding sequence ATGAAGATTCATCGGGCGTATCGGTATGAGTTGGCGCCGAATCGGATGCAACGGAACCTGCTTGCCAAGCACGCAGGTGCGGCCCGATTTGCGTACAATTGGGGGCTTGCTCGACGCATCGCGCTCTATGAAGAGACGGGGCAAAGCACGAACGCCATCGAACAGCACCGGGAACTCAACCGCCTGAAGAAAACCGACTTCCCGTGGATGTACGAGGTCTCCAAATGCGCCCCGCAGGAAGCGTTGCGGGACTTGGATCGCGCGTTTCAACACTTTTTTCGCGGGTTGAAGGAGGGACGCAGGGTCGGATTCCCTCGCTTCAAGAAAAAAGGGCGCGACGATTCATTTCGCCTGACGGGTTCGATTCGCGTCTTGGACAACGCTATACGACTGCCTCGGCTCGGGCGGATTCGGCTGAAAGAGAAACCGCATGTCGAAGGCCGAATCCTGTCGGCGACGGTCAAGCGGGAGGCGGACCGTTGGTATGTGAGTTTGTCGGCAGAAACGGAGATTCCGGACCCTGTTCCACCTTCGGGCGAGCCGGTGGGTGTGGATTTGGGGGTCTCGTGGTTTATCACATTGTCCGACGGGACGAAAATCGAGGCGCCAAAGCCGCTCGCCCGATACCTTCGCCGCTTAAGGCGGCTGTCGAAGCGGCATAGTCGAAAGAAACCAGGCTCGCGAAATCGGCGGAAGTCGGCGCTGGCGCTTGCCCGGCTGCACCGGAAGATCCGCAACATACGGCAGGACTTTTTGCACAAGGTGACGACGGAGCTCGCGAAAACCAAGCGAGTGATCGTCATCGAAGACCTGCATGTGCGAGGCATGGTGCAGAATCGAGCGTTAGCACGAGCCATTTCGGACGTGGGTTTTGGCGAGTTTCGACGAATGCTAACGTACAAGTGTACGTGGTACGGCTCGGAACTCATCGTGGCACCCCGGTTTTACGCGAGCAGCAAGACGTGCTCGGCGTGCGGGTACGTGATAAGCGAGCTGCCATTGTCGGCACGGGAGTGGACGTGCCCGGCGTGCAGCACGCGGCATGACCGCGACATCAACGCAGCGAAAAATCTTTTGAGAATCAGTACCGCGAGTTCCGCGGGAAGTGACGCCTGTGGAGATCCCTCTGGCGGGGCGGCCTTGGGCTGCTAG
- a CDS encoding prepilin-type N-terminal cleavage/methylation domain-containing protein: protein MAQRAGMTLIEVLVAITITAIVMGGLITSIWQISLRAQRLTAANQAMESVLTVNHMLTRMIGSSSYVEITYDASSGLTRLWLFRGGVPSASAVLPSQPWMYNSSTRLAFGMSGLANVSATPPAIYNANCYYLIEFVPNATTGSNNVYAMPATQSVVPASAAESATGSERERHLVPACIVRRNDRIRFHRAILVTVRFELVLQRIRCRFIGNDQSICQ from the coding sequence TTGGCGCAGCGCGCGGGAATGACGCTCATTGAGGTGCTCGTGGCGATTACGATTACAGCCATTGTGATGGGCGGGCTGATCACTTCAATTTGGCAAATTTCCCTTCGTGCACAACGTCTTACAGCGGCGAATCAAGCCATGGAGTCCGTCCTGACGGTGAACCACATGCTGACGCGCATGATTGGATCGTCTAGTTATGTTGAAATCACGTATGATGCCTCGAGCGGGTTGACGCGCCTCTGGTTATTCCGCGGGGGCGTACCTTCGGCTTCCGCCGTCTTGCCATCGCAGCCATGGATGTATAACTCTTCGACCAGGCTGGCTTTCGGCATGAGCGGCTTAGCGAACGTATCCGCGACACCTCCCGCTATCTACAATGCTAACTGCTATTATTTGATCGAGTTTGTACCAAACGCAACCACTGGGTCGAACAACGTGTATGCCATGCCCGCGACCCAATCCGTCGTCCCCGCCTCCGCTGCCGAGTCAGCCACTGGCTCAGAACGTGAACGTCACTTGGTACCTGCCTGCATTGTCCGCCGGAACGACCGGATCAGGTTCCATCGCGCAATCCTGGTTACAGTCCGCTTCGAACTTGTTTTACAACGGATCCGGTGCCGGTTCATCGGGAACGACCAGTCTATTTGTCAATAG
- a CDS encoding prepilin-type N-terminal cleavage/methylation domain-containing protein: MRTKISNVRQKLRDQRGVTLIEMLAVVVILAILAAVGVPIVLAQIQKARVNTDKSNEQLIADALQRAEYDYQSNSTNQGSLGITNGAIVNGSGAQIGVVSNGSLSNGTAVYNYLLGNGSGNGYLTSIPTPQSQTGNFTIVTTPPANNSTVPYVTFTYPNSTGNIQSWYITIQ, translated from the coding sequence ATGAGAACGAAGATTTCGAATGTGAGACAAAAGCTCCGGGATCAGCGCGGCGTGACGCTGATCGAAATGCTCGCCGTGGTCGTCATCCTGGCGATTCTCGCGGCGGTCGGCGTGCCGATTGTGCTGGCGCAGATTCAGAAGGCGCGCGTGAACACGGATAAGTCGAACGAACAGTTAATTGCGGACGCGCTGCAGCGGGCGGAGTATGATTATCAGTCGAACTCGACGAACCAGGGGAGTCTGGGTATCACAAATGGCGCTATTGTTAATGGGAGCGGTGCACAGATCGGTGTGGTGTCGAACGGATCTCTGTCGAATGGCACGGCCGTTTACAACTATCTGCTCGGTAACGGCAGCGGCAACGGGTATCTGACGAGCATTCCAACGCCGCAGTCCCAGACGGGCAACTTTACCATTGTGACGACTCCGCCGGCAAATAACTCTACTGTACCGTATGTCACGTTTACGTACCCGAACAGCACCGGCAACATTCAAAGCTGGTATATCACGATTCAATAA
- a CDS encoding type II secretion system F family protein: MSEKSDLWNREIKLSFLEPKVKSEDFVPFCRQFATLVRAGVPLVPALQVLEEQLKKGPLKKAVAEVAAKVEGGTALWESLAEYPKVFPPMFVQMVRAGEASGSLEEVLESTARFEEGQRETVSKIKSALMYPALVSVMSVLVAGFLMINVIPSFVSVFASMHVTLPLPTRIVLFSADAVKRFWYVALILVVLLIGAWIFVSRHGESRYWRDRLLLHIPIFGKLMRYRAMAQASRTLAMLFHAALPALTAMSLAADAVSNHYVRMSLRQARNTLGEGGALSEALQRAGAFTPLMVQMVRVGETTGHLDDMLARVATFYESELEVMVERLRQLLEPLLTTVLSGVVGIIALSVLLPMFSLYNNLGSYGVS, encoded by the coding sequence ATGAGTGAAAAGTCGGATCTCTGGAACCGCGAAATCAAACTGAGCTTTCTCGAGCCGAAGGTCAAATCCGAGGATTTCGTCCCTTTCTGCCGGCAATTCGCGACGCTCGTTCGGGCCGGCGTGCCTCTTGTGCCTGCACTTCAGGTCTTGGAGGAGCAACTCAAAAAGGGGCCGCTGAAGAAGGCGGTGGCCGAGGTGGCTGCGAAGGTCGAGGGCGGAACCGCGCTTTGGGAGAGCTTGGCGGAGTACCCGAAGGTGTTCCCGCCGATGTTTGTCCAGATGGTGCGCGCTGGCGAGGCCAGCGGTTCCCTCGAGGAAGTCCTGGAGTCCACGGCCAGATTCGAGGAGGGCCAGCGCGAGACCGTGTCGAAGATCAAGTCCGCGCTCATGTATCCGGCGCTCGTCTCGGTGATGTCGGTGCTAGTGGCCGGGTTTTTGATGATCAATGTGATTCCGTCGTTTGTGTCGGTGTTCGCCTCGATGCACGTGACGCTGCCGCTTCCGACGCGCATTGTGTTGTTTTCTGCGGACGCGGTGAAGCGATTCTGGTACGTGGCGCTTATCTTGGTGGTGCTGTTGATAGGCGCGTGGATTTTCGTCAGTCGCCATGGCGAAAGCCGATACTGGCGGGATCGCCTGCTTTTGCACATTCCCATCTTCGGAAAGCTGATGCGCTATCGGGCCATGGCGCAGGCGTCGCGGACGCTGGCGATGCTGTTTCATGCGGCTCTGCCGGCGCTGACCGCAATGTCGCTCGCGGCCGACGCGGTGAGCAACCACTATGTCCGCATGAGCCTGCGGCAGGCGCGCAACACCCTGGGAGAGGGGGGCGCGCTGTCCGAAGCCCTGCAGCGGGCAGGCGCGTTCACGCCGCTCATGGTGCAGATGGTGCGCGTCGGCGAGACCACAGGCCATCTCGACGATATGCTGGCACGCGTGGCGACGTTCTACGAGTCCGAGCTGGAGGTGATGGTGGAGCGACTCCGGCAACTGCTCGAGCCGTTGTTGACGACGGTGCTGTCCGGCGTGGTGGGCATCATCGCGTTGTCGGTGCTGTTACCCATGTTCTCGCTGTACAACAACCTCGGGTCGTACGGCGTCTCGTGA
- a CDS encoding type IV pilus modification PilV family protein, with product MRTCKLDNKVHGWRSRYKGFTLIEVLASVVIIVMAGTAALFAVESVQAGQLKEAEYSKALGLATTIAEEIRDRNPNAQIQILEPIITQSLSGGSTVSAFQQSLNLTGSSLPLRSPEALHDEVSGAVLLHMM from the coding sequence GTGCGCACGTGCAAGCTTGACAACAAGGTCCATGGTTGGAGGTCGCGGTACAAGGGCTTCACACTGATCGAAGTGTTGGCGAGCGTTGTGATCATTGTGATGGCGGGAACAGCTGCCCTTTTTGCGGTGGAGTCGGTGCAGGCGGGGCAACTGAAAGAGGCCGAGTATTCGAAGGCGTTGGGGCTTGCCACGACGATTGCAGAGGAGATCCGGGACAGGAATCCGAATGCGCAAATTCAGATCTTGGAGCCTATTATCACACAGAGTTTATCTGGCGGCTCGACCGTCTCGGCGTTTCAACAGAGTCTCAACTTAACCGGAAGTTCACTCCCCCTTAGGTCCCCTGAAGCCTTGCACGACGAGGTTTCGGGGGCCGTTTTATTGCATATGATGTAG
- a CDS encoding IS1380 family transposase: protein MNHLRFIIEESDEVIVTHSGMTLVGVLLDKTRIGERLNQTRLPGMGKPDISNRDVAYSYIGLLCQGKTDFDHIEAFRDDEFFMIALQVDNVPSSPTLRQRLDMVAGKSGWESILREESARLLRALDVTLHPIELGVPAERRTYIPLDIDVSPFDNSGTKKEGVSRTYKGHDGYAPIFAYLGQEGYVVNVQLREGSTHVQKGTSTFLRESIQYARQVTDLPLLVRLDAGNDSAENIAVCRSQDSRAEFIIKRNLRKESPEAWLVIAQRHGTCHEPRPGKKVYHGSLMCPVKGVSEPVRMVFEVIERTTTADGQILLVPDIEVSAYWTSLPDDPAVIIHLYHDHAVMEQFHSEIKTDLDAERLPSGKFATNNLVLHFVCVAYNLLRVIGQESLKRNDAPLRKKAERRRIRTVIQNLMTLAAKMVRHARQTKLKLGYGNRWLPAFRRLYLAFA from the coding sequence GTGAACCACTTGCGTTTCATCATTGAAGAATCCGATGAAGTCATCGTCACGCATTCGGGAATGACCCTTGTCGGCGTGTTGCTTGATAAAACCAGAATCGGCGAGCGGTTGAATCAGACCCGCCTGCCTGGTATGGGCAAACCGGATATTTCAAACCGGGACGTGGCATACTCATACATCGGGCTGCTTTGCCAAGGCAAGACCGACTTCGACCACATCGAAGCGTTTCGAGATGACGAGTTTTTCATGATCGCACTGCAAGTAGACAACGTGCCTTCGAGCCCGACGCTGCGCCAGCGTTTGGACATGGTTGCCGGAAAATCCGGCTGGGAGTCCATTCTCCGGGAAGAGTCCGCAAGGCTCCTGAGAGCCCTCGATGTAACTCTGCATCCGATTGAACTGGGCGTGCCTGCAGAGCGTCGAACTTACATCCCGCTGGATATCGACGTCAGTCCCTTTGATAATTCCGGCACGAAGAAGGAAGGCGTGTCCCGTACATACAAGGGGCACGACGGATATGCTCCCATCTTTGCTTACCTTGGCCAAGAGGGCTACGTGGTCAATGTCCAGTTGCGTGAAGGCAGTACCCACGTACAAAAGGGCACGTCGACTTTCCTGCGGGAGAGTATTCAGTATGCAAGGCAGGTGACGGACCTCCCGCTTCTGGTTCGTCTGGATGCCGGCAATGACAGTGCAGAAAACATCGCCGTGTGTCGCTCCCAGGACAGCAGGGCCGAGTTCATCATCAAGCGCAACTTGCGAAAGGAGAGCCCCGAGGCCTGGCTTGTGATTGCCCAGCGACACGGGACATGTCATGAACCTCGTCCCGGCAAGAAGGTATATCACGGTTCGCTGATGTGTCCCGTCAAGGGTGTATCCGAACCGGTTCGCATGGTGTTCGAAGTTATCGAACGGACCACGACGGCCGACGGCCAAATCTTATTGGTACCGGACATTGAGGTCAGCGCCTACTGGACCTCACTGCCGGATGACCCGGCTGTGATCATTCACCTGTATCACGACCACGCCGTGATGGAACAGTTCCACAGCGAAATCAAGACGGATCTGGACGCCGAGCGGCTGCCCTCGGGTAAATTCGCCACGAACAACTTGGTATTGCACTTTGTATGCGTGGCGTACAATCTGCTGCGAGTGATCGGCCAGGAGAGTCTGAAGCGAAATGATGCGCCGCTACGAAAAAAGGCAGAACGTCGCCGGATCCGGACTGTGATTCAGAACCTGATGACACTGGCTGCGAAGATGGTGCGACACGCCAGACAGACCAAGCTGAAATTGGGGTACGGGAATCGATGGCTCCCGGCATTTCGGCGATTGTACTTGGCCTTTGCGTAA
- a CDS encoding type IV pilus twitching motility protein PilT produces the protein MQIDEILALAKEKEASDVHLSAGAPVTYRVHGDLEPMGAKLMPIDLETFARQMLSEDRWERFMEAGEIDFSYSIPGVARFRVNAYRQRGSISIAARLIPQRIPTMEELGLPSVLKSLMNRPFGLVLVTGPTGSGKSTTLAAVLDAINQTQRKHIITLEDPIEYLHTHKLSIIDQREIGQDTSGFAPALRAALRQDPDILLVGEMRDLETIATAITASETGHLVFATLHTSDAVQTVERIIDVFPPEQQGQIRIQLAGVLAGVVSQRLHRTRDGRGRVASFEVLVNTPAVANLIRSGKTHQIGAMMQTGRQFGMITMEMSIRELVQQGKISPAILRQWQPAQLTQQS, from the coding sequence GTGCAAATCGACGAGATCTTAGCCTTGGCGAAAGAGAAAGAAGCTTCAGACGTTCATCTCTCAGCGGGTGCGCCGGTCACCTATCGCGTGCACGGTGATCTCGAGCCGATGGGTGCCAAGCTCATGCCTATCGATCTCGAGACCTTCGCTCGCCAAATGCTCTCGGAGGATCGCTGGGAGCGCTTCATGGAGGCGGGCGAGATCGACTTTTCCTACAGCATTCCAGGTGTGGCGCGTTTCCGCGTGAACGCGTATCGGCAGCGGGGCTCCATCAGCATCGCGGCACGGCTCATCCCACAGCGCATCCCGACGATGGAAGAACTCGGACTGCCAAGCGTGCTCAAATCGTTGATGAACCGGCCCTTCGGGCTGGTCCTCGTCACAGGCCCGACTGGGAGCGGCAAGAGCACCACGCTCGCGGCGGTACTTGACGCCATCAACCAGACCCAGCGCAAGCACATCATCACCTTGGAGGACCCGATTGAGTACTTGCACACGCACAAGCTGTCGATCATCGACCAGCGCGAGATTGGCCAAGACACGTCGGGCTTTGCGCCCGCGCTGCGCGCGGCACTCCGCCAGGACCCGGACATCCTGCTCGTCGGCGAGATGCGCGACCTCGAGACTATCGCGACGGCCATCACGGCGTCGGAAACCGGTCACTTGGTGTTTGCCACGCTGCATACGTCAGACGCGGTGCAGACGGTGGAGCGCATCATCGACGTGTTTCCGCCCGAGCAGCAGGGGCAGATCCGCATCCAGCTCGCGGGCGTTTTGGCGGGCGTCGTCTCGCAGCGCCTGCATCGCACGCGCGACGGGCGCGGGCGCGTGGCCTCGTTCGAGGTGCTCGTGAACACGCCCGCGGTGGCCAACCTCATCCGCAGCGGCAAGACACACCAGATTGGCGCCATGATGCAGACGGGCCGCCAGTTCGGCATGATCACCATGGAGATGAGCATTCGGGAGTTGGTGCAGCAAGGGAAGATCTCGCCAGCCATCCTGCGGCAGTGGCAGCCTGCGCAACTCACGCAGCAGTCGTGA